The Desulfuromonas versatilis genome has a segment encoding these proteins:
- a CDS encoding restriction endonuclease, giving the protein MAFLLLLVLLALAAPTHAANGFQETATKWREVHGKASQYRLILQNIYAQVESQVGPDKSKLNKAFARRLNALYPESNYFGGAYGSLAVNNYTWVHFDTAWNITNLRQQFGGLQKNYDFRNQTMEVVNGPNRVKFKLDLRQPEKSQFITAEIPAVSATAQEIRSQKGGWQASVQPLKDILNDTYAQQIALGDGTRMDELAERMVEDEGTRQFVLNTAAEIYSNAREKSRAQTGLPGLLGEALHNTQSGVRGLTTISVFRYLPWYFWPFLILLVAVNVLNTGTRRASRPRKAARLKKTGEFSLGRRAPSRKPAEPGTSPGPGLESLADEPFEDLDHDEWSLQLLSSLEWKRFETVCAEYLRLIGFAPKETRIGADGGVDIWVYRQGVEKAVGIVQCKAWTTYRVGVKPVRELYGVMAAEGVANGKFIISGEFSSEALAFAEGKRLELISGKRFVASIRKLSAEKQLQLLNIAIAGDYRTPTCPQCGVKMTLRQGRASDRQFWGCPKYPRCSGTLVYKPAEG; this is encoded by the coding sequence ATGGCTTTTCTGCTGCTCCTTGTGCTGCTGGCCCTCGCGGCACCCACCCATGCGGCCAATGGCTTCCAGGAGACTGCCACCAAGTGGCGGGAGGTTCATGGCAAAGCCAGCCAGTACCGCCTGATCCTGCAGAATATCTATGCCCAGGTCGAATCCCAGGTCGGCCCCGACAAAAGCAAACTCAACAAGGCCTTCGCCAGGCGGCTCAACGCACTATACCCGGAGTCCAATTACTTCGGCGGTGCCTATGGAAGCCTGGCCGTCAATAACTACACCTGGGTGCACTTCGACACGGCGTGGAACATCACCAATCTGCGGCAGCAGTTCGGGGGGCTGCAAAAAAACTACGACTTCCGAAACCAGACCATGGAAGTGGTCAACGGGCCCAACCGCGTCAAGTTCAAGCTCGACCTCAGACAGCCCGAAAAATCCCAGTTCATTACCGCTGAGATCCCGGCCGTCTCTGCCACGGCCCAGGAGATCCGCTCGCAGAAGGGGGGCTGGCAGGCATCTGTTCAACCGCTCAAGGACATCCTCAACGACACCTATGCCCAGCAGATCGCTCTGGGCGATGGCACGCGGATGGATGAACTGGCCGAGCGGATGGTGGAGGATGAGGGCACCCGCCAGTTTGTCCTGAACACCGCTGCGGAGATCTACTCCAATGCCCGGGAAAAATCGCGGGCGCAAACGGGTTTGCCGGGGCTCCTTGGCGAAGCCCTCCACAATACCCAATCGGGGGTCAGGGGATTGACCACCATCAGCGTTTTCAGGTACCTGCCCTGGTATTTCTGGCCGTTTCTCATCCTTCTTGTCGCTGTCAACGTGCTGAACACCGGCACCCGGAGAGCCTCCCGGCCCCGGAAAGCCGCCAGGTTGAAAAAAACCGGCGAGTTCTCCCTGGGGCGCAGGGCCCCTTCGCGAAAGCCCGCCGAGCCCGGCACCTCGCCCGGTCCGGGTCTGGAAAGCCTCGCCGACGAGCCCTTTGAAGACCTGGACCACGACGAATGGAGCCTGCAGCTGCTGAGCTCCCTGGAGTGGAAACGCTTCGAGACGGTCTGTGCCGAGTACCTGCGGCTGATCGGGTTCGCCCCCAAGGAGACCCGGATCGGCGCCGACGGCGGGGTGGACATCTGGGTTTACCGGCAGGGGGTGGAAAAAGCGGTGGGGATCGTCCAGTGCAAGGCCTGGACCACCTACCGGGTGGGCGTCAAGCCGGTCCGGGAACTCTACGGGGTCATGGCCGCGGAAGGGGTCGCGAACGGCAAGTTCATCATCTCGGGGGAGTTTTCCAGCGAAGCGCTGGCCTTTGCCGAGGGCAAACGGCTGGAGCTGATCTCCGGGAAAAGGTTTGTCGCTTCGATCCGCAAGCTGTCTGCGGAAAAGCAGCTGCAACTGCTGAATATCGCCATCGCGGGGGATTATCGCACCCCGACCTGCCCGCAGTGCGGGGTGAAGATGACCTTGCGGCAGGGCAGGGCCTCGGACCGGCAGTTCTGGGGCTGCCCGAAATACCCGCGGTGCAGTGGGACTCTGGTGTACAAGCCCGCGGAGGGGTGA
- a CDS encoding PIN domain-containing protein, whose amino-acid sequence MKVAGAGIFQSYSQGRPIPSNDLWIAAATLRHGLALATLDEHFRHIDGLLLAGI is encoded by the coding sequence TTGAAGGTTGCCGGGGCCGGGATTTTTCAGTCTTATTCCCAAGGGCGACCCATCCCCTCCAATGACCTCTGGATTGCAGCTGCTACCCTGCGGCACGGACTTGCTCTCGCAACCCTTGACGAACACTTCCGGCACATAGACGGCTTGCTGCTGGCCGGCATTTGA
- a CDS encoding MmcQ/YjbR family DNA-binding protein → MDFTALRAYLAAKPGAVEDFPFDLVTLVSKVGGKMFALVSTDEDPLRVNLKCDPLKAEILRESYPAVLPGYHMNKRHWNTVVLDGSIPDEDLLAMIDESYALVVQGLPKAKRPPV, encoded by the coding sequence ATGGATTTCACAGCCCTGCGCGCCTATCTGGCCGCCAAACCTGGCGCGGTCGAAGATTTCCCCTTTGACCTGGTGACTCTGGTGTCCAAGGTCGGCGGCAAAATGTTTGCCCTGGTCAGCACCGATGAAGATCCGCTGCGGGTGAACCTCAAGTGTGATCCGCTGAAAGCGGAAATCCTGCGGGAGAGCTATCCCGCGGTGCTGCCCGGTTACCACATGAACAAACGCCACTGGAACACGGTGGTGCTTGATGGCTCGATTCCCGATGAGGATCTGCTGGCGATGATCGATGAATCCTATGCGCTGGTGGTCCAGGGATTGCCGAAGGCCAAACGTCCACCGGTCTGA
- a CDS encoding FitA-like ribbon-helix-helix domain-containing protein, whose amino-acid sequence MATMTLRGIDEKTAEALKQRAQQEGTSVNAVTLRLIRESLGLDKKKRVVTYSDLGHLAGTWSKEDAAEFERNTAVFEKVDEELWK is encoded by the coding sequence ATGGCCACCATGACCTTGCGCGGCATCGACGAGAAAACCGCCGAAGCCTTGAAACAGAGAGCGCAACAAGAGGGGACCAGCGTCAATGCGGTGACCCTGAGGCTTATCCGAGAATCCCTTGGTCTCGATAAGAAAAAGCGGGTTGTCACCTATAGCGATCTCGGCCACCTTGCCGGCACCTGGAGTAAGGAAGATGCGGCCGAATTCGAGCGCAATACAGCGGTGTTCGAAAAAGTGGACGAAGAACTCTGGAAGTAG